The genomic window GTCTGTTTATTACTGTTAGCTTGCGGCTGTCACCAAGAGAAACAAGAAGAAGCCCCTTATAACCGTACTTCTGCCTCCAGCGACTATGAACGTACGTTTCGCAACCACATATTTGCCGCTTGCATAGATACCGGCAAATTTTATGCCACCTATGCATTGGCCCACGTGGATGCCAAACCCACCGAGTGCGACCCGCGCTACAAAGTGACCTTTGTCAATGGCCCTTGCAAAGGAAAAACCATTTTAACGGAAGACGTCATTGTTAAAACCTCCCCCATCGGCGGCGGCCAGTTGGTAAAGGGAGATATCGTATTGCGTGATTTTTGGAATCCTAAAAAACTCCCCACCGATGTAGAAGATTTAGATCGATGGCATCGCGGGGTGGTGTATGACACCTCACGCCGTGAAAAAGGCGTAATAGAACTGGAATTCCCGCGGGATAGCAATGATTTTATGGCTACTCGTGAATTTATTTTCTTACAAAATATACGCTACATTGAAAAACCGGAACCGAAAGATCCGCGCATCTTTTTATAGGAGATAATTTTTAGATACTATGCTGAAGAAATATATTTTACCCTTCATTTTTCTCTTTCCGCTCGCAGTCGCGGCTCAAACTGCTATTCCCGAAACACTGCTGGTCGATGTACCCACCGCCACGGTATTAGATAAATATCAAGCCTCCTTGATGACGCGTGCTTATGCTCACGGATCTGTGATGGAAAGCGTTGATTTTGGTGTATTGCCCCAAGTGAACATCGGACTTTCTTTGGCAGTCTATGAATTAATCGGCAATTCAGATGATATCCGAATGCTGACGCCGGATTTCCAAGCCAAATGGAAATTATTTGACGGTAATTTATATTTTCCGGCTATTGCCATCGGATACGATGGCCGCCGCTACGGGTATATTCGCCCTACCAAAAAATACTTAGACGACCGCAAGGGCGGATATGTAACGATGACCCGCGAAATTTTCTTCCCGGGATTAGAAACAACCGCCGGGGTGAACTTGTCGGATTTTGACAGACATGATGTATATTTCTTTTTAGGCACTTCTCTACGCTTAAAAGAATGGGCTTCGCTACTGGCTGAATGGGACAATATCAACTCCATGCGAGGCTCCCGTTTGAATATCGGCGCACGAGTCTATATCACCCCTGAGCTGGCACTTTCCGGCGCGGTACGCCGTATTGGTCGCGGAGATGAAAATGAGCGTATTTTGCAATTGCGCTATGTCACTAATTTCTGAGGCATTATGACCACACAAACTACTGCAGAAAAAAAACCGCAATTCAAACGCCGCACTATTTTTATCAAAAAGAAATTACAGCTGCGTTACATGGCCCTGATTTTGATCAGTGTCTTGGCGGGGTTACTAATTATGGCCTATGAAATGGTGTTCACATTGCATGACATTTTTGACCATTATCCGGTACTACTACAGCCCTTGTATGACCATTTTCCCTCTATTGCCTATAGTTTTGTCTACAAAATCCTCGTCTATATCGTCTTTGTGGTATTGATTTCTGCAATTCTCTCCCACAAGATGGCAGGCCCCGTGTATCGTTTTGAACAAACTTGTAAAGAAATTGCCAAAGGAGATTTATCCAAGCGGGTTCATTTACGCAAAGGAGATCAGCTGATGGAATTGCAAGACGAGTTCAATCACATGATGGATTATTTGGAAGCGGAAATTAAGAAACAAAAGTGAAGGGTCTTATGAAAAAGTTTATAATAGGGTGTTTTGTATTATTTTGGGGGCTACCGTTATTTGCTCAGATGGAATATGGAGTACGCTTTTCCAATTTAATTAATGATACTTTAACACTCGAGAGCGCGATTCGCTTGGGACTAGAAAATAACAATCGTTTTTTAGCGGCCCGCCAAGAAATCATTATCGCGGAGCAAAAAGTTAAAGAAGCTAAATTTCAATTTTTGCCTCAACTGGCCCTGCAAGGAACCGCCACATGGTATGATTTGGATTACCCGATGGTGCTGCCGGAATCGGTAGCCAACCGCTTTATCCCCAGTAATGACTTGTTAGCCGATAATACCAAGCAGCAGCTCTTCGGGGCAGGAGTTACCGCCACCCAGTATTTATACGCCGGTGGCCGCTTACGCAATACGCTTAAGATGGCTCAAGCCAACTTAAAACAAGCACAAAGCAAATACGAAACCGTCAAAAATGCCATCGTGCGGGATATCAAACAATCTTTTTACACTCTCTTATATGCCCAAGAAAATGCCGCACTGGCCCAAACTGTACAAACAAAGGCATCCGACTATTACCGTTCCATGCGTCCTACCTCGTGGGAAAAAATACGAGCGCAATACTTGGTTTCCAATATCTCTTCCCAAAAAAACATAGCAGACCATGAATTACAAAAAGCCCAACTGTCTATGCTCGTGGCCTTGAATAAAGAACTCAATTCCCACATTACTGTAAAAGGCGATTTCAAACCCGTATTAATTGATTTGGATTTGCCGCATCTTAACTTATGGTCCATGGAATTTCGCCCCGAATTAAAAACAGCTATTTATGCATTGGAATTGGATAGTTTGGCCATTGATTTGGCCTTGTCACGCAAGTACCCGGACATTATTTTGATGGGCAGCTATGAAAGAATGGGAGTAGAAGATTTGGATGATGAAAACAAACAAGTATCTTTAGCTGTTCGGTTGCCCTTGTCCTACAATCTATTTACGCAATCTACGCGTCGTAAGGCAGAACAACAACAAAGCACCTTACGCCGTGCCGCCATTGAAGATAGCATTCGGGTGCAAGTAGCTGAAAATTTTGCGGAAATGAAATTCTGGCAAACTGAAGTTATCGATCGCCAAAACACTTGGAATGAAATGCAAGACACTTTGAAACGCACCGAAAAATCTTTCCGCCCGAATGTAGAGGCCCTGGAAGCCTTGCAAACCTATTACCATATGGGAAAATCGTATTACGAAGCCATACTCCGTAATTTAGTAGCCAAAGCAGGATTGGAATGGGCTATCGGCCAAGATTTATAAGCAAGGAGCCAACGTGACAAAAAGAGGAATGCTAAAAACAGTATTTTTGCTCTGTTTGGCCGTTTTTGCAACCCCTCTGTATGCCGTGCCAACGGTCACACAGGATTCTGTTTTGCGCTCTTTCTTGTGGGATGAATTTACCAAATTACCAGCAGATCAACGTCCTGTCGTAGGCTTAGCGCTATCGGCGGGTGGTGTGCGCGGGTTTGCACACGTAGGTGTATTGGAAGTGTTGCATAATGCCGCAGTGCCCATTGACCGGGTGGCAGGTATTTCCATGGGATCGGTGGTAGGATCTTTATATGCGGCCGGACTGCCCACCGATAAATTATGGGAAATCGGCAATCACATTACGATTGATAAAATTACCCCGGATTTTAACTTGATGGGATTTTTCCGTTTTCTCTTCTTAAACCGCTTACCTTCCTCGCGCAACTTACAACAGTTTTTTAAGGATCAGTTGGGAGATATGCAATTTGAAGATATGCCCATTCCTTTTGTAACGGCGGCCATGGATGTCAAAACCGGAGAGCAAGTCATTTTTAATTCCGGTCCCTTAGATA from Elusimicrobiaceae bacterium includes these protein-coding regions:
- a CDS encoding TolC family protein yields the protein MEYGVRFSNLINDTLTLESAIRLGLENNNRFLAARQEIIIAEQKVKEAKFQFLPQLALQGTATWYDLDYPMVLPESVANRFIPSNDLLADNTKQQLFGAGVTATQYLYAGGRLRNTLKMAQANLKQAQSKYETVKNAIVRDIKQSFYTLLYAQENAALAQTVQTKASDYYRSMRPTSWEKIRAQYLVSNISSQKNIADHELQKAQLSMLVALNKELNSHITVKGDFKPVLIDLDLPHLNLWSMEFRPELKTAIYALELDSLAIDLALSRKYPDIILMGSYERMGVEDLDDENKQVSLAVRLPLSYNLFTQSTRRKAEQQQSTLRRAAIEDSIRVQVAENFAEMKFWQTEVIDRQNTWNEMQDTLKRTEKSFRPNVEALEALQTYYHMGKSYYEAILRNLVAKAGLEWAIGQDL
- a CDS encoding patatin-like phospholipase family protein, which encodes MTKRGMLKTVFLLCLAVFATPLYAVPTVTQDSVLRSFLWDEFTKLPADQRPVVGLALSAGGVRGFAHVGVLEVLHNAAVPIDRVAGISMGSVVGSLYAAGLPTDKLWEIGNHITIDKITPDFNLMGFFRFLFLNRLPSSRNLQQFFKDQLGDMQFEDMPIPFVTAAMDVKTGEQVIFNSGPLDIAVRASMNLPGVFEPVSYRHRYLVDGAVVNYLPVNLVKEQGADYIIASVTPPDFFSKTPQSVAAYLVRVGDVRGAAMIEESAQKANFVIESRVLNTRTLELDKLQQAGEVGIRMANKSLGALQEDLLLFALDDIIRP